One window from the genome of Sphaerotilus microaerophilus encodes:
- a CDS encoding DsbE family thiol:disulfide interchange protein, with translation MSEVSGSSPVAGASPKGRPRWGLWAALAAVVALLGLLAAGMGRDPRELPSVLIGKPWPALALPQLNDPTPIGAPQWTGKPRLINLWASWCATCVEEHPALLALAAQLRAQGRSDQLIGLNYKDKAGDAQAWLARHGNPFSTSLVDADGRLAIELGVYGAPETFVIDARGVIVHKHIGALTPEVIRDRILPLLDGKPAAKEGA, from the coding sequence ATGAGCGAAGTGAGTGGTTCCTCTCCTGTGGCGGGGGCATCGCCCAAGGGCCGCCCGCGCTGGGGCCTGTGGGCCGCGCTGGCGGCGGTGGTGGCCCTGCTGGGCCTGCTGGCCGCGGGCATGGGGCGCGACCCGCGCGAGCTGCCCTCGGTGCTGATCGGCAAGCCCTGGCCCGCGCTGGCGCTGCCGCAGCTGAACGACCCCACGCCCATCGGCGCGCCGCAGTGGACCGGCAAGCCGCGCCTGATCAACCTCTGGGCCTCCTGGTGTGCCACCTGCGTGGAGGAGCACCCGGCCCTGCTGGCGCTGGCCGCGCAGCTGCGTGCCCAGGGCCGCAGCGACCAGCTCATCGGCCTGAACTACAAGGACAAGGCCGGCGACGCCCAGGCCTGGCTGGCCCGGCATGGCAACCCGTTCAGCACCTCGCTGGTCGATGCCGATGGCCGGCTGGCCATCGAGCTGGGGGTCTACGGCGCGCCCGAGACCTTCGTGATCGACGCGCGTGGCGTGATCGTGCACAAGCACATCGGCGCGCTGACGCCCGAAGTCATCCGCGATCGCATCCTGCCGCTGCTGGACGGCAAGCCGGCGGCGAAGGAGGGCGCATGA
- a CDS encoding heme lyase CcmF/NrfE family subunit, with product MTGEIGHLLLMLALLAALVQTWAGLGPTVQPRLGAAAVRWQLAGVGGAMLALAWAFVQHDFSLVYVVQHSHSTLPLAYCVAAVWGGHEGSMLLWAFVLALWSAAALWGLGRQDRAYAARVLGMLGLVAVAMLSFVLFTSNPFIRLLPGAAEGQSLNPLLQDPGLVMHPPLLYMGYVGTAVPFAMTLAALWAPASPQAARHWVRWARPYTAAALAFLSLGIALGSWWAYYELGWGGWWFWDPVENASLMPWLALAALLHALAVREQRQRFVHWSAWLAIGAFVLSLLGTFLVRSGVLTSVHAFASDPRRGSFMLAMIAVTLLGSLALYAQRSERLIDREPAQAPAALLSRDTALAVNNLLLVVACASVLLGTLYPLAMDALNLGKISVGPPYFDAVMAPLLLPMAALLLVAAWLRWSSDGPGLLRRLVPTLLALGLGAVALPWALSAVYGVVHPLVLAALLLALGVAVSTLHWAGQRLRNGRWADFGAGPAGMVAAHLGVAVFVVGVAMVKGYGVERDVRMAPGDSHPLAGCTLRFERMAARQGPNYESKAGEFSLACPGAAPLALLSEKRAYVGSGMPMTESAISPGLTRDLYVALGEAIGPGEQGAWSVRVQYKPFMRWVWGGVLLMAIGSFWAAAARRYRRVRQPADAAADVAVDVTAGGAPAAAFQPVPEPSA from the coding sequence ATGACGGGGGAAATCGGTCATCTGCTGCTGATGCTCGCGCTGCTGGCAGCGCTGGTGCAGACCTGGGCCGGCCTGGGCCCGACGGTGCAGCCGCGCCTGGGCGCCGCCGCGGTGCGCTGGCAGCTGGCCGGCGTGGGCGGGGCGATGCTGGCGCTGGCCTGGGCCTTCGTGCAGCACGACTTCAGCCTGGTCTACGTGGTGCAGCACAGCCACTCGACGCTCCCGCTGGCCTATTGCGTCGCCGCGGTCTGGGGCGGGCATGAGGGCTCGATGCTGCTCTGGGCCTTCGTGCTCGCGCTATGGAGCGCTGCGGCGCTGTGGGGCCTGGGCCGGCAGGACCGCGCCTACGCCGCGCGCGTGCTGGGCATGCTCGGCCTGGTGGCGGTGGCGATGCTGAGCTTCGTGCTCTTCACTTCCAACCCCTTCATCCGCCTGCTGCCCGGTGCCGCCGAGGGGCAGAGCCTGAACCCGCTGCTGCAGGACCCGGGCCTGGTGATGCACCCGCCGCTGCTCTACATGGGCTACGTCGGCACTGCGGTGCCCTTCGCGATGACGCTGGCAGCGCTCTGGGCGCCGGCCTCGCCGCAGGCGGCACGCCACTGGGTGCGCTGGGCGCGGCCCTACACCGCGGCGGCGCTGGCCTTCCTCTCGCTGGGCATCGCGCTGGGGTCCTGGTGGGCCTACTACGAGCTGGGCTGGGGCGGCTGGTGGTTCTGGGATCCGGTCGAGAACGCCTCGCTGATGCCCTGGCTGGCGCTGGCCGCGCTGCTGCACGCGCTGGCCGTGCGCGAGCAGCGCCAGCGCTTCGTGCACTGGAGCGCCTGGCTGGCGATCGGCGCCTTCGTGCTTTCGCTGCTGGGGACCTTCCTGGTGCGCTCGGGCGTGCTGACCTCGGTGCACGCCTTCGCGTCGGATCCGCGGCGTGGCAGCTTCATGCTGGCGATGATCGCCGTCACTCTGCTGGGCAGCCTGGCGCTGTACGCCCAGCGCAGCGAGCGCCTGATCGACCGTGAACCGGCTCAGGCGCCGGCCGCGCTGCTGTCGCGCGACACCGCGCTGGCGGTCAACAACCTGCTGCTGGTGGTGGCCTGCGCCAGCGTGCTGCTGGGCACGCTCTACCCGTTGGCGATGGACGCGCTCAACCTGGGCAAGATCTCGGTGGGCCCGCCCTACTTCGACGCGGTGATGGCGCCGCTGCTGCTGCCGATGGCCGCGCTGCTGCTGGTGGCCGCCTGGCTGCGCTGGAGCAGCGACGGCCCGGGCCTGCTGCGCCGGCTTGTGCCCACGCTGCTGGCCCTCGGCCTCGGGGCGGTGGCGCTGCCCTGGGCACTGTCGGCGGTCTACGGCGTGGTGCACCCGCTGGTGCTGGCCGCGCTGCTGCTGGCGCTGGGCGTGGCGGTGTCGACGCTGCACTGGGCCGGGCAAAGGCTGCGCAACGGCCGCTGGGCGGACTTCGGCGCCGGCCCGGCCGGCATGGTCGCGGCGCACCTGGGGGTGGCGGTCTTCGTGGTCGGCGTGGCGATGGTCAAGGGCTACGGCGTCGAGCGCGACGTGCGCATGGCGCCGGGCGACAGCCACCCGTTGGCGGGCTGCACGCTGCGCTTCGAGCGCATGGCCGCACGCCAGGGCCCCAACTACGAGTCGAAGGCCGGCGAATTCAGCCTGGCCTGCCCCGGCGCGGCCCCGCTCGCGCTGCTGAGCGAGAAGCGCGCCTACGTCGGCTCGGGCATGCCGATGACCGAATCGGCCATCTCGCCGGGCCTGACGCGCGACCTCTACGTCGCGCTGGGCGAGGCGATCGGCCCGGGTGAGCAGGGCGCATGGAGCGTGCGGGTGCAGTACAAGCCCTTCATGCGCTGGGTCTGGGGCGGCGTGCTGCTGATGGCCATCGGCAGCTTCTGGGCCGCTGCGGCGCGGCGCTACCGGCGTGTGCGCCAACCGGCCGATGCCGCGGCAGACGTTGCCGTTGACGTTACGGCGGGCGGTGCCCCGGCCGCGGCCTTCCAACCCGTTCCGGAGCCTTCGGCATGA
- the ccmC gene encoding heme ABC transporter permease CcmC, producing MFSRLIFYFASPMRLHALAARLVRPLLWLALALALPGLWLALVVTPADAVQGEGYRLLYVHVPAAWMSMFVYLLMAFWSFVGLVWHTRASAMLAHALAPTGAVFALLSLITGAFWGQPMWGTWWVWDARLSSSLLLFFLYLGYLALLRANEDSARADRACAVLALLGAVNLPVIYFSVRWWNTLHQGASLSPGKASMAPEMLTALLLMIGAAWAYTAATAFKRVQLIIAEREAQARWLQQLQDDMNQSDDGGPELSAADLEASRA from the coding sequence ATGTTTTCCCGCCTGATCTTCTACTTCGCCAGCCCGATGCGCCTGCACGCGCTGGCCGCGCGTCTGGTGCGCCCGCTGCTGTGGCTGGCACTGGCGCTGGCGCTGCCCGGGCTGTGGCTGGCGCTGGTGGTCACTCCGGCCGATGCGGTGCAGGGCGAGGGCTACCGGCTGCTCTACGTGCACGTGCCCGCGGCGTGGATGAGCATGTTCGTCTACCTGCTGATGGCCTTCTGGAGCTTCGTCGGGCTGGTGTGGCACACCCGTGCCTCGGCGATGCTGGCGCATGCGCTGGCACCCACCGGCGCGGTGTTCGCGCTGCTCAGCCTGATCACCGGTGCCTTCTGGGGCCAGCCGATGTGGGGCACCTGGTGGGTCTGGGATGCGCGCCTGAGCTCGTCGCTGCTGCTGTTCTTCCTCTACCTGGGCTACCTCGCGCTGCTGCGCGCCAACGAGGACAGCGCCCGGGCCGACCGCGCCTGCGCCGTGCTGGCGCTGCTGGGCGCGGTGAACCTGCCGGTGATCTACTTCTCGGTGCGGTGGTGGAACACCCTGCACCAGGGCGCCAGCCTGTCGCCCGGCAAGGCCAGCATGGCCCCCGAGATGCTCACCGCGCTGCTGCTCATGATCGGCGCAGCCTGGGCCTACACCGCGGCCACCGCCTTCAAGCGGGTGCAGCTCATCATTGCCGAGCGCGAGGCGCAGGCGCGCTGGCTGCAGCAGTTGCAGGACGACATGAATCAATCCGATGACGGTGGCCCCGAGCTGTCCGCCGCCGACCTGGAGGCCTCCCGTGCCTGA
- a CDS encoding nitroreductase family protein — MDDTQLTELCDALIHTRQHVGPKRLGEPAPDERQLRELFAAAAAAPDHGQLRPWRFLVLGPAARERLAQCFADALLERDPQALPGQIEDARRKAVRGPVLLLAIADLRAEDPDVPPAERLLSLGCAIQNLLLAARARGYASGLSSGRALRSPLLRSAFGVREGEEAVCFISLGTPLSSKPPRQRPAVDDFVQWVA, encoded by the coding sequence ATGGATGACACCCAGCTCACCGAGCTCTGCGACGCGCTGATCCACACCCGCCAGCACGTCGGACCCAAGCGCCTGGGCGAGCCGGCCCCGGACGAGCGGCAGCTGCGCGAGCTCTTCGCCGCCGCGGCGGCGGCCCCGGACCACGGGCAGCTGCGGCCCTGGCGCTTCCTGGTGCTCGGCCCCGCGGCGCGCGAGCGCCTGGCGCAGTGCTTTGCCGATGCGCTGCTGGAGCGCGACCCGCAGGCCCTGCCCGGGCAGATCGAGGACGCGCGCCGCAAGGCCGTCCGGGGGCCGGTGCTGCTGCTGGCCATTGCCGACCTGCGTGCCGAAGATCCCGATGTACCACCTGCCGAGCGGCTGCTGTCGCTGGGCTGCGCCATCCAGAACCTGCTGCTGGCCGCGCGTGCGCGGGGCTACGCCAGCGGGCTGTCGAGCGGGCGGGCGCTGCGCTCGCCGCTGCTGCGCAGTGCCTTTGGCGTGCGCGAGGGCGAGGAGGCTGTGTGCTTCATCAGCCTGGGCACGCCACTGAGCAGCAAGCCGCCGCGCCAGCGCCCGGCGGTGGACGACTTCGTGCAATGGGTCGCCTGA
- the ccmE gene encoding cytochrome c maturation protein CcmE, giving the protein MNTPAVKPPPPPSPPSPRSAWTPRRRRLVMLLAIGVLIAVAATLVLNAFRSNLVFFVTPTQVAAGEVQGRDALRVGGLVQLDSIRREPGSLRVNFVLTDNAHNVPVVYDGVLPDLFSAGKGAIAQGRLDASGRLVATEVLAKHDENYMPPEVHDAVKKGTAQAAAASAAALAATASAAGAKP; this is encoded by the coding sequence ATGAACACGCCTGCCGTGAAGCCCCCTCCGCCCCCTTCGCCCCCATCGCCTCGTTCGGCCTGGACGCCGCGCCGGCGCCGGCTCGTGATGCTGCTGGCCATCGGGGTCCTGATCGCGGTGGCGGCCACCCTGGTGCTCAACGCCTTCCGCAGCAACCTGGTTTTCTTCGTCACGCCCACCCAGGTGGCGGCCGGCGAGGTGCAGGGCCGCGACGCGCTGCGCGTGGGCGGGCTGGTGCAGCTCGATTCGATCCGGCGTGAACCCGGCAGCCTGCGCGTGAACTTTGTGCTGACCGACAACGCTCACAACGTGCCGGTGGTCTACGACGGCGTGCTGCCCGACCTCTTCTCCGCCGGCAAGGGCGCGATCGCCCAGGGCCGCCTGGACGCCTCCGGCCGCCTGGTGGCCACCGAGGTGCTCGCCAAGCACGACGAGAACTACATGCCGCCCGAGGTGCATGACGCCGTCAAGAAGGGCACGGCGCAGGCCGCGGCCGCCTCGGCCGCGGCGCTGGCGGCTACGGCGTCCGCCGCGGGGGCCAAGCCATGA
- a CDS encoding heme exporter protein CcmB, whose translation MSGEVSLSVAAGSVRSSVESAPAIPAPAWAPTLRAVARREWLTAVRRPGDLLWHAGFFVMVAALFPLSLRPDPATLLLLGPGVLWVAALLAVLLATGRLFHDDLKSGWLDQCVLASAAAGVPLALIVAARMAVQWLLAAGPVLAVAPLVALQFGLNAAALGVLLAGLALGTAVLVALASVAAALAAGLRGAALLTMLMVLPMAAPVMVFGALAVHAAQGGAPAGAELSLLGAMLAAAALVCPVLGALALRSATEA comes from the coding sequence ATGAGCGGCGAGGTCAGCCTGAGCGTGGCTGCTGGCAGCGTGCGCTCGTCGGTCGAATCAGCCCCCGCCATCCCCGCTCCCGCCTGGGCGCCGACGCTGCGCGCCGTGGCACGCCGGGAGTGGCTCACCGCCGTGCGCCGCCCGGGTGACCTGCTCTGGCATGCCGGCTTCTTCGTGATGGTGGCGGCGCTGTTCCCGCTGTCGCTGCGGCCTGACCCCGCCACGCTGCTGCTGCTCGGCCCGGGCGTGCTCTGGGTGGCGGCGCTGCTGGCGGTGCTGCTGGCCACCGGCCGGCTGTTTCACGACGACCTCAAGAGCGGCTGGCTGGACCAGTGCGTGCTCGCCTCCGCCGCGGCCGGGGTGCCGCTGGCGCTGATCGTCGCCGCGCGCATGGCGGTGCAGTGGCTGCTCGCGGCCGGCCCGGTGCTGGCGGTGGCGCCGCTGGTGGCGCTGCAGTTCGGCCTCAATGCCGCCGCGCTGGGCGTGCTGCTGGCGGGGCTGGCGCTGGGCACCGCGGTGCTGGTGGCGCTGGCCAGCGTGGCCGCCGCCCTGGCTGCCGGCCTGCGCGGCGCGGCGCTGCTGACGATGCTGATGGTGCTGCCGATGGCCGCGCCGGTGATGGTCTTCGGGGCCCTGGCGGTGCATGCCGCGCAGGGCGGCGCCCCGGCCGGCGCCGAGCTGTCGCTGCTGGGGGCCATGCTGGCCGCCGCTGCCCTGGTCTGCCCGGTGCTGGGTGCGCTGGCGCTGCGCAGCGCCACCGAGGCCTGA
- the napF gene encoding ferredoxin-type protein NapF, with amino-acid sequence MDPRRRFFLRAAARPAELAAARVPQPRPPWALRPDAAFTERCSRCGDCVRACPRGLLAAGGFPVLSFARQGCDECGACRSACTTGAIVPAATATPPAFTWRVAIGTGCLAQHRVECRLCADACDARALRFVPALGGVAQLRIDTEACTGCGECVSLCPVAAITMAEPAPPAATAAAPDRSTAPEADHG; translated from the coding sequence ATGGACCCACGCCGACGCTTCTTCCTGCGCGCTGCGGCCCGGCCGGCCGAGCTGGCCGCGGCCCGGGTGCCCCAGCCGCGCCCGCCCTGGGCGCTGCGGCCCGATGCGGCCTTCACCGAACGCTGCAGCCGCTGTGGCGACTGCGTGCGCGCCTGCCCGCGCGGCCTGCTTGCGGCGGGCGGCTTCCCGGTCCTGAGCTTTGCCCGGCAGGGCTGCGACGAGTGCGGTGCCTGCCGCAGCGCCTGCACGACCGGGGCGATCGTGCCCGCAGCGACCGCCACGCCGCCGGCCTTCACCTGGCGCGTGGCCATCGGCACGGGCTGCCTGGCGCAGCACCGGGTCGAGTGCCGCCTGTGTGCCGACGCCTGCGACGCGCGCGCCCTGCGCTTCGTGCCCGCGCTGGGCGGTGTGGCGCAGCTGCGCATCGACACCGAGGCCTGCACGGGCTGCGGCGAGTGCGTGTCGCTCTGCCCGGTGGCCGCGATCACGATGGCCGAGCCTGCCCCTCCCGCGGCGACCGCAGCCGCGCCCGACCGTTCGACCGCCCCCGAGGCCGACCATGGATGA
- a CDS encoding tetratricopeptide repeat protein yields MSSSAFLQGWFWPFAATALVLVALFTFSLARAARATPAAGGGAEAGGGAPRGQAFAFAVGLPLLALALYAALGQPRALNPAERETGSVAQVESMVERLAERLQRDPGDVKGWLMLAHSYKVMGRAAESAEAYEQADRAAPDTGAPAAAVAAASVAGPAGLIAAGQPWQRDPNRLVDWIEVRMLAADDHFDARSLQLLRRAQALAPQHPGVLMLSGLAALDRHDFAAARAAFTALRDQSDPGSEDRATLDEALAKLAQGVDPRRAAAPAEPATAASGR; encoded by the coding sequence ATGAGCAGCAGCGCTTTCCTGCAGGGCTGGTTCTGGCCCTTCGCCGCCACCGCCCTGGTGCTGGTGGCCCTGTTCACCTTCAGCCTGGCCCGCGCCGCACGGGCCACCCCGGCCGCTGGCGGGGGCGCGGAGGCGGGGGGCGGCGCACCGCGCGGCCAGGCCTTTGCCTTCGCGGTGGGGCTGCCGCTGCTGGCGCTGGCGCTCTATGCCGCGCTCGGCCAGCCGCGCGCGCTCAACCCAGCCGAGCGCGAGACCGGCTCGGTGGCCCAGGTCGAGAGCATGGTCGAGCGCCTCGCCGAGCGCCTCCAGCGCGACCCCGGCGACGTCAAGGGCTGGCTGATGCTGGCGCATTCCTACAAGGTGATGGGCCGGGCCGCCGAGTCGGCCGAGGCCTACGAGCAGGCCGACCGGGCCGCACCCGACACGGGGGCGCCGGCCGCAGCGGTGGCGGCCGCCTCGGTCGCTGGGCCGGCCGGGCTGATCGCCGCCGGCCAGCCCTGGCAGCGTGACCCCAACCGGCTGGTCGACTGGATCGAGGTGCGCATGCTGGCGGCCGACGATCACTTCGATGCGCGCAGCCTGCAGCTGCTGCGCCGCGCGCAGGCGCTGGCGCCGCAGCACCCGGGCGTGCTGATGCTGTCCGGCCTGGCTGCGCTGGACCGGCATGACTTTGCGGCGGCGCGGGCTGCCTTCACCGCGCTGCGTGACCAGTCCGATCCGGGCTCCGAGGACCGCGCCACGCTGGACGAGGCACTGGCCAAGCTGGCGCAGGGCGTGGACCCGCGCCGCGCCGCCGCGCCCGCCGAACCCGCCACCGCGGCCAGCGGGCGCTGA
- a CDS encoding chaperone NapD: MNILGAVVRTRMNDLDAVVTRMGSLAGVDVALNPGDGRLVAVLEDACTADGLPVSAAGQLAQIALWPEVLSTSLVYEYSGTPANAPAAQPVAGPVLQGATDWRMGLAELARYGSAPPG; encoded by the coding sequence ATGAACATCCTCGGCGCCGTGGTGCGCACCCGAATGAACGATCTGGACGCCGTCGTCACCCGCATGGGCTCGCTGGCGGGCGTGGACGTGGCGCTCAACCCGGGTGATGGCCGCCTGGTGGCGGTGCTGGAGGATGCCTGCACCGCCGACGGGTTGCCCGTCAGCGCGGCCGGCCAGCTGGCGCAGATCGCCCTGTGGCCCGAGGTGCTGTCGACCTCGCTGGTCTACGAGTACTCCGGTACGCCGGCCAATGCGCCGGCTGCCCAGCCAGTGGCCGGGCCGGTGCTGCAGGGCGCCACCGACTGGCGCATGGGGCTGGCCGAGCTGGCCCGCTACGGCAGCGCACCGCCCGGCTGA
- the napA gene encoding nitrate reductase catalytic subunit NapA produces MESNRRDFLKSQALAASAAAAGISMPVVAEAAAPAPAKTAADVAVRWDKAPCRFCGTGCSVMVGVQDGRVVATQGDPEAPVNRGLNCIKGYFLSKIMYGKDRLTTPLLRKKNGVYDKEGDFVPVGWDEAFDIMAAKWKEALKTEGPGSIAMFGSGQWTIWEGYAASKLWKAGFRSNNLDPNARHCMASAVTGFMRTFGIDEPMGCYDDIEQADAFVLWGSNMAEMHPILWSRITDRRLSNPNVKVAVLSTYEHRSFDLADQPMVFTPQTDLAILNFIANYIITNKKVNTEFVKKNINFKKGATDIGYGLRPGHALEKDATSNGYPGADGKPKNNPNDATPISFDEYARFVSEYTAEKVSKLSGVPVKQLEDLARLYADPKVKVVSFWTMGFNQHTRGTWANNMVYNIHLLTGKISTPGSGPFSLTGQPSACGTAREVGTFAHRLPADMVVTNPDHRRHTEEIWGLPEGTIPDKIGLHAVAQSRALKDGKLRCYWVTTNNNMQAGPNINGEILPGWRNPKAFVVVSDPYPTVSAMAADLVLPAAMWVEKEGAFGNAERRTQFWRQQVSAPGQARSDLWQMMEFAKRFKIEEVWPAELIAKMPALKGKSMFDVLYKNGKVNKFPAADLGKVNGKYIKDYRNDESTAFGFYVQKGLFEEYAEFGRGHGHDLAAFDVYHEARGLRWPVVDGKETLWRFREGYDPYVKAGEGIKFYGHKDGRAVIFALPYQPAAESPGKDYDLWLCTGRVLEHWHTGTMTRRVGELHRAVPEAVCFMHPDDAKARGIQRGMKVKVASRRGEIELAVETKGRNKVPKGLIFVPFFDEGRLVNKLTLDATCPISKETDFKKCAVKVVRA; encoded by the coding sequence ATGGAATCGAATCGCCGTGACTTCCTGAAATCGCAGGCCCTGGCGGCCAGCGCGGCTGCGGCCGGCATTTCCATGCCCGTCGTGGCCGAGGCGGCCGCACCGGCGCCGGCCAAGACCGCCGCCGACGTGGCGGTGCGCTGGGACAAGGCGCCCTGCCGCTTCTGCGGCACCGGCTGCTCGGTGATGGTGGGCGTGCAGGACGGGCGCGTGGTCGCCACCCAGGGCGACCCGGAGGCGCCGGTCAACCGCGGGCTGAACTGCATCAAGGGCTACTTCCTGTCCAAGATCATGTACGGCAAGGACCGCCTGACCACGCCGCTGCTGCGCAAGAAGAACGGCGTGTACGACAAGGAAGGCGACTTCGTGCCGGTGGGCTGGGACGAGGCCTTCGACATCATGGCCGCCAAGTGGAAGGAGGCGCTGAAGACCGAGGGCCCGGGCTCGATCGCCATGTTCGGCTCCGGCCAGTGGACGATCTGGGAGGGCTACGCTGCCAGCAAGCTCTGGAAGGCGGGCTTTCGCTCCAACAACCTGGATCCGAACGCGCGCCATTGCATGGCCAGCGCGGTGACGGGCTTCATGCGCACCTTCGGCATCGACGAGCCGATGGGCTGCTACGACGACATCGAGCAGGCCGACGCCTTCGTGCTCTGGGGCTCGAACATGGCCGAGATGCACCCCATCCTGTGGAGCCGCATCACCGACCGCCGGTTGTCCAACCCGAACGTCAAGGTCGCGGTGCTGTCCACCTACGAGCACCGCAGCTTCGACCTGGCCGATCAGCCGATGGTCTTCACGCCGCAGACCGACCTGGCGATCCTGAACTTCATCGCGAACTACATCATCACCAACAAAAAGGTGAACACCGAGTTCGTCAAGAAGAACATCAACTTCAAGAAGGGCGCCACCGACATCGGCTATGGCCTGCGCCCCGGCCATGCGCTGGAGAAGGACGCGACCTCCAACGGCTACCCCGGCGCCGACGGCAAGCCCAAGAACAACCCGAACGACGCGACGCCGATCAGCTTCGACGAGTACGCCAGGTTCGTCAGCGAGTACACCGCCGAGAAGGTCAGCAAGCTCAGCGGCGTGCCGGTCAAGCAGCTCGAAGACCTGGCCAGACTCTATGCCGACCCGAAGGTCAAGGTGGTGTCCTTCTGGACCATGGGCTTCAACCAGCACACCCGGGGCACGTGGGCCAACAACATGGTTTACAACATCCACCTGCTGACCGGCAAGATCAGCACGCCGGGCTCGGGCCCGTTCAGCCTCACCGGCCAGCCCAGCGCCTGCGGCACCGCGCGCGAGGTGGGCACCTTCGCGCACCGCCTGCCGGCCGACATGGTGGTGACCAACCCGGACCACCGCCGCCACACCGAGGAGATCTGGGGCCTGCCCGAGGGCACCATCCCCGACAAGATCGGCCTGCACGCCGTGGCCCAGAGCCGCGCGCTCAAGGACGGCAAGCTGCGCTGCTACTGGGTCACCACCAACAACAACATGCAGGCCGGGCCGAACATCAACGGCGAGATCCTGCCGGGTTGGCGCAACCCGAAGGCCTTCGTGGTGGTCAGCGACCCCTACCCGACGGTCAGCGCGATGGCCGCCGACCTGGTGCTGCCCGCGGCGATGTGGGTGGAGAAGGAAGGCGCCTTCGGCAACGCGGAGCGCCGCACCCAGTTCTGGCGCCAGCAGGTCAGCGCGCCGGGCCAGGCCCGCTCGGACCTGTGGCAGATGATGGAGTTCGCCAAGCGCTTCAAGATCGAGGAGGTCTGGCCGGCCGAGCTGATCGCCAAGATGCCCGCACTCAAGGGCAAGTCGATGTTCGACGTGCTCTACAAGAACGGCAAGGTCAACAAGTTCCCGGCGGCCGACCTGGGCAAGGTCAACGGCAAGTACATCAAGGACTACCGCAACGACGAGTCCACCGCCTTCGGCTTCTACGTGCAGAAGGGCCTGTTCGAGGAGTACGCCGAGTTCGGCCGCGGCCACGGCCACGACCTGGCGGCCTTCGACGTCTACCACGAGGCGCGCGGCCTGCGCTGGCCGGTGGTGGATGGCAAGGAGACGCTGTGGCGCTTCCGCGAGGGCTATGACCCCTATGTGAAGGCGGGCGAGGGGATCAAGTTCTACGGCCACAAGGACGGCCGGGCGGTGATCTTCGCGCTGCCCTACCAGCCGGCGGCCGAGAGCCCGGGCAAGGACTACGACCTGTGGCTGTGCACCGGCCGTGTGCTGGAGCACTGGCACACCGGCACCATGACCCGCCGCGTGGGCGAGCTGCACCGCGCGGTGCCCGAGGCGGTGTGCTTCATGCACCCCGACGACGCCAAGGCGCGCGGCATCCAGCGCGGCATGAAGGTCAAGGTGGCCTCGCGCCGTGGCGAGATCGAGCTGGCGGTGGAGACCAAGGGCCGCAACAAGGTGCCCAAGGGCCTGATCTTCGTGCCCTTCTTCGACGAGGGCCGGCTGGTCAACAAGCTGACGCTGGACGCCACCTGCCCGATCTCGAAGGAGACCGATTTCAAGAAGTGCGCCGTCAAGGTGGTGAGGGCCTGA
- a CDS encoding cytochrome c-type biogenesis protein, protein MRPSLSRLVAIAALLLSNAGWAVVPAPMPASGSTSVSASVSASAAAVAGEVDADRFMALTSELRCLVCQNESLADSHAPLAMDLKREIQARMAAGDSNAQILDFLVQRYGDFVTYRPPVNARTGLLWLGPALLLAIGAVVVWRQTRRTRGGEDSPSRSTS, encoded by the coding sequence ATGAGGCCGTCCCTGTCCCGGCTGGTGGCCATCGCCGCCCTGCTGCTGTCCAACGCGGGCTGGGCGGTGGTGCCTGCGCCGATGCCGGCGTCCGGTTCTACTTCGGTTTCTGCTTCGGTTTCAGCCTCGGCCGCAGCGGTGGCAGGCGAAGTGGACGCCGACCGCTTCATGGCGCTGACCAGCGAGCTGCGTTGCCTGGTCTGCCAGAACGAGTCGCTGGCCGACTCGCACGCGCCGCTGGCGATGGACCTCAAGCGCGAGATCCAGGCGCGCATGGCCGCCGGTGACAGCAATGCGCAGATCCTCGACTTTCTGGTACAGCGCTACGGCGACTTCGTCACCTACCGCCCGCCCGTCAACGCTCGCACCGGGCTGCTCTGGCTCGGGCCGGCGCTGCTGCTGGCCATCGGCGCGGTGGTGGTCTGGCGCCAGACCCGCCGCACGCGGGGCGGTGAGGACAGCCCTTCGAGGTCGACATCATGA
- the ccmD gene encoding heme exporter protein CcmD has product MPDAFSSFLTPWWPDVASFLRMGRHGLYVWPTLGICAVALAGEWLLLQQRERRLKANGGRGAGEHLR; this is encoded by the coding sequence GTGCCTGACGCGTTTTCTTCCTTCCTGACACCCTGGTGGCCCGATGTGGCCTCCTTCCTGCGTATGGGCCGGCATGGCCTTTACGTCTGGCCGACGCTGGGCATCTGCGCCGTGGCGCTGGCTGGCGAGTGGCTGCTGCTCCAGCAGCGCGAGCGCCGCCTGAAGGCGAACGGCGGGCGCGGCGCCGGGGAGCACCTGCGATGA